The following are from one region of the Jatrophihabitans telluris genome:
- a CDS encoding phage baseplate assembly protein V, with amino-acid sequence MNPQFGKFRGTVVDNRDPLLIGRILVSCPAVLGEEPAWAEACLPFMAPNTGLLNLPPVGASVWIEFEAGDSRYPIWAGQRLDASSQWPEAQQISLTGPRGERIDIDERAQTISLTHPNGTSVVVSEAAVRITAPTSVEVTAPVVRVRTAELSVDGTLSAATVVASRGMVSPSYQQRANH; translated from the coding sequence ATGAATCCGCAGTTCGGCAAGTTTCGGGGCACTGTCGTCGACAACCGTGATCCGCTGCTGATCGGGCGCATCCTGGTGTCGTGCCCGGCGGTGCTGGGCGAGGAGCCGGCGTGGGCCGAAGCCTGCCTGCCGTTCATGGCGCCCAACACCGGCTTGCTGAACCTGCCACCGGTGGGAGCTTCGGTTTGGATCGAGTTCGAGGCGGGCGATTCCCGGTATCCGATCTGGGCGGGCCAACGGTTGGATGCCAGCAGCCAGTGGCCGGAGGCACAACAGATCAGTCTGACCGGTCCCAGGGGCGAGCGCATCGACATCGACGAGCGCGCCCAGACGATCTCACTTACGCACCCGAACGGCACCAGCGTGGTGGTGTCCGAGGCCGCGGTCCGGATCACGGCGCCCACGTCGGTGGAGGTAACCGCTCCGGTGGTCAGAGTCCGAACCGCTGAGCTGTCGGTCGACGGGACGTTGAGCGCCGCCACCGTCGTGGCCAGCCGCGGAATGGTCTCGCCGAGTTACCAGCAGCGGGCCAACCACTGA